A DNA window from Micromonospora sp. NBC_01739 contains the following coding sequences:
- a CDS encoding phosphatase PAP2 family protein, with protein sequence MVDRDLATDEVAAVRPGPGLRLARIVTELTAPAVLVSLLTVVIGWHSAQGTARGLGWGLVAVVFVSLIPMAYILGGVRRGQLTDHHIRVREQRRVPLLFGLGSVAAGLALLAVLGAPRPVLALVTAGLVGLLVAVTVSHWWKMSIHSAVAAGTLVVLVVTFGAWLLLATPLLGLVGWSRVRLGDHTPAQVLTGGLLGALVAAVVYALLR encoded by the coding sequence TTGGTCGACCGTGACCTGGCCACCGACGAGGTCGCTGCGGTCCGGCCCGGCCCGGGGCTGCGACTGGCCCGGATCGTCACCGAGTTGACCGCGCCCGCCGTCCTGGTGTCGCTGCTGACCGTGGTGATCGGCTGGCACAGCGCCCAGGGCACGGCGAGGGGCCTGGGCTGGGGCCTGGTGGCCGTGGTCTTCGTCAGCCTGATCCCGATGGCGTACATCCTCGGTGGGGTGCGCCGGGGCCAGCTGACCGATCACCACATCCGGGTACGCGAACAACGGCGGGTGCCGCTGCTGTTCGGGCTCGGTTCGGTCGCCGCCGGGCTGGCCCTGCTGGCCGTGCTCGGCGCCCCCAGACCCGTACTGGCACTGGTCACCGCCGGACTGGTGGGCCTGCTGGTGGCGGTGACGGTCAGCCACTGGTGGAAGATGTCGATCCACTCTGCGGTGGCGGCCGGCACCCTCGTGGTGCTGGTCGTCACCTTCGGCGCCTGGCTGTTGCTCGCCACCCCGCTGCTCGGGCTGGTCGGCTGGTCCCGGGTCCGGTTGGGTGACCACACCCCCGCCCAGGTGCTCACCGGTGGCCTGCTCGGTGCCCTGGTAGCGGCGGTGGTCTACGCCCTGCTGCGCTGA
- a CDS encoding alpha-ketoacid dehydrogenase subunit beta: MATETLTLGKALNIGLRKALENDPKVVIMGEDVGKLGGVFRITDGLQKDFGDQRVIDTPLAESGIIGTAVGLAIRGYRPICEIQFDGFVYPAYDQIVSQVAKMHYRSGGKLRIPMVIRIPFGGGIGAVEHHSESPEAYFAHTAGLKVVSCANPQDAYVMIQQAIASDDPIVFLEPKRRYWEKGQVDLDAPLSEAYPLHSARVVRPGTDATLLAYGPMVRTCLDAATAAAEDGRNLEVIDLRTLSPLDLGPVYESVRRTGRAVVVHEAPSNVGLGAEIAARITEECFYSLESPVLRVTGFDTPYPAARVEEEYLPDLDRVLDAVDRTFGW; this comes from the coding sequence ATGGCCACGGAGACGCTCACCCTCGGCAAGGCCCTCAACATCGGCCTGCGCAAGGCCCTGGAGAACGACCCCAAGGTCGTCATCATGGGCGAGGACGTCGGCAAGCTGGGCGGGGTCTTCCGGATCACGGACGGGTTGCAGAAGGACTTCGGTGACCAGCGGGTGATCGACACCCCGCTGGCCGAGTCCGGCATCATCGGCACCGCGGTCGGCCTGGCCATCCGGGGCTACCGGCCGATCTGCGAGATCCAGTTCGACGGCTTCGTCTACCCCGCCTACGACCAGATCGTGTCGCAGGTGGCGAAGATGCACTACCGCTCGGGCGGCAAGCTGCGCATCCCGATGGTCATCCGGATTCCCTTCGGTGGCGGCATCGGGGCGGTGGAGCACCACTCGGAGTCCCCCGAGGCGTACTTCGCCCACACCGCCGGCCTGAAGGTCGTCTCCTGCGCCAACCCGCAGGACGCCTACGTGATGATCCAGCAGGCGATCGCCTCGGACGACCCGATCGTGTTCCTGGAGCCTAAGCGCCGCTACTGGGAGAAGGGGCAGGTCGACCTGGACGCCCCGCTGTCCGAGGCGTACCCGCTGCACTCGGCCCGGGTGGTGCGGCCGGGCACGGACGCCACCCTACTGGCGTACGGCCCGATGGTGCGCACCTGCCTGGACGCGGCGACCGCCGCGGCCGAGGACGGCCGCAACCTGGAGGTCATCGACCTGCGTACCCTCTCCCCGCTGGACCTGGGTCCGGTGTACGAGTCGGTGCGGCGCACCGGCCGCGCGGTGGTGGTGCACGAGGCGCCCTCCAATGTGGGCCTGGGGGCGGAGATCGCGGCCCGGATCACCGAGGAGTGCTTCTACTCCCTGGAGTCGCCCGTGCTGCGGGTGACCGGCTTCGACACCCCCTACCCGGCCGCCCGGGTGGAGGAGGAGTACCTGCCCGACCTCGATCGGGTGCTCGACGCCGTCGACCGCACCTTCGGCTGGTGA
- a CDS encoding dihydrolipoamide acetyltransferase family protein: MSRIKEFNLPDLGEGLTEGEILAWLVKVGDTIELNQPIVEVETAKAAVEIPAKWAGQVQAIFHPEGTTVEVGTPIIAIDTDPAAGPMPEELPTPSAASLAAVDIAPAEGAVEPGLIGGPAPGGRTAVLVGYGPRTTAAKRRPRKGATPTQAPAPAPVPVQATPAPAAVPAAPVAVNGNGHLAGPVLAKPPVRKLAKDLGVDLRTLTGSGPLGSITREDVQRAVAAPAAAEPLTVGAATTSAASFGADREQRIPVKGVRKLTAENMSRSAFTAPHVTEFLTIDMTRAMKALDRLRGRREWREVRVSPLLLVAKAVLLAVKRHPMVNSTWAGEEIVVKEYVNLGIAAATERGLIVPNIKDAGRLTLRELADALTDLVQTAKAGKTSPAAMSGGTLTITNVGVFGVDTGTPILPPGESAILAFGAVREQPWVHKGKVKPRMVTTLALSFDHRIIDGELGSKFLRDIGDFLTDPEVALLAWT, encoded by the coding sequence ATGTCCCGGATCAAGGAGTTCAACCTTCCCGACCTCGGCGAGGGCCTGACCGAGGGCGAGATCCTCGCCTGGCTGGTCAAGGTGGGCGACACCATCGAGCTGAACCAGCCGATCGTCGAGGTGGAGACCGCCAAGGCGGCCGTGGAGATCCCGGCCAAGTGGGCCGGTCAGGTGCAGGCCATCTTCCACCCGGAGGGCACCACGGTCGAGGTCGGTACGCCGATCATCGCGATCGACACCGACCCGGCTGCCGGGCCGATGCCGGAGGAGCTGCCCACCCCCTCGGCGGCCTCGCTGGCCGCGGTGGACATCGCTCCGGCGGAGGGGGCGGTCGAGCCGGGCCTGATCGGTGGTCCCGCCCCGGGTGGGCGTACCGCCGTCCTGGTCGGCTACGGCCCCCGCACCACGGCCGCGAAGCGCCGGCCCCGCAAGGGCGCGACCCCGACCCAGGCCCCCGCCCCGGCTCCGGTGCCGGTCCAGGCCACCCCGGCGCCTGCGGCGGTGCCTGCTGCCCCTGTGGCGGTGAACGGCAACGGGCACCTGGCCGGGCCGGTGCTGGCCAAGCCGCCGGTCCGCAAACTGGCCAAGGACCTCGGGGTAGACCTGCGTACCCTGACCGGCTCGGGTCCGCTGGGCTCGATCACCCGGGAGGACGTACAGCGGGCCGTGGCGGCACCGGCGGCGGCCGAGCCACTGACGGTAGGCGCGGCGACCACCTCCGCCGCGAGCTTCGGCGCCGACCGGGAGCAGCGCATCCCGGTCAAGGGGGTACGCAAGCTCACCGCCGAGAATATGTCCCGCTCGGCGTTCACCGCTCCCCATGTCACCGAGTTCCTGACCATCGACATGACCAGGGCGATGAAGGCCCTGGACCGGCTGCGTGGCCGACGTGAGTGGCGCGAGGTACGGGTCTCGCCACTGCTGCTGGTGGCGAAGGCGGTGCTGCTGGCGGTCAAGCGACACCCGATGGTCAACTCGACCTGGGCCGGCGAGGAGATCGTCGTCAAGGAGTACGTCAACCTGGGTATCGCGGCGGCCACCGAGCGCGGCCTGATCGTGCCGAACATCAAGGATGCCGGGCGACTGACCCTGCGTGAGCTGGCCGACGCGCTGACCGACCTGGTGCAGACCGCCAAGGCCGGTAAGACCTCGCCGGCCGCCATGTCCGGCGGCACCCTGACCATCACCAACGTCGGCGTGTTCGGGGTGGACACCGGGACCCCGATCCTGCCGCCGGGGGAGTCGGCGATCCTGGCCTTCGGCGCCGTACGCGAGCAGCCCTGGGTGCACAAGGGCAAGGTCAAGCCCCGCATGGTCACCACCCTCGCGCTCTCCTTCGACCACCGGATCATCGACGGTGAGCTGGGTTCGAAGTTCCTGCGCGACATCGGTGACTTCCTCACCGACCCCGAGGTGGCCCTGCTCGCCTGGACCTGA
- a CDS encoding ABC transporter, protein MTTNGDPGSPPGAPAVAARTGPTDAGEDRPAGDDRLPDALSGLRAAIGAAGFPLVLPSAEPAERTGVALAAQLDDYLLPRLARLDAPLLVVVGGSTGAGKSTLVNSLVQARVSAAGVLRPTTRSPVLVCNPADSPWFRRGELLPGLTRTNQPSDDPGTLHLVTAPALAPGLAFLDAPDIDSVVDANRALAGQLLAAADLWLFVTTAARYADAVPWELLRGARARGAVIAMVLDRVPAEATEEVAAHLAEMLAEQGLGSAPLFVLPETWVDGQGLLPARVTAPLADWFARLAADADARSAVIRQTLGGALAALQPAVEGLAVAADDQVAAAEALDDRVHAAYRAANHTVEQGLRDGRLLRGEVLARWQEFVGTGDFFRTLEARIGRLRDRLVAAFSRRPAPATELREAIESQLVTLLRAVAAEAAEAAYTGWRAHPAGAALLTPDLAHPGADLPERAERLVRDWQRGVLELVRDEGGDRRFVARTAAYAVNATGLVVMIAVFASTAFIPTGLEVATGAGTTVAGQAVLQAIFGDQAVRTLANKAREDLLDRVRTLLETEADRYLTRTEQARPLAQTATALRQAAEQVEAARVSSGFADLSEPADRGRSA, encoded by the coding sequence GTGACGACGAACGGCGATCCCGGCTCACCTCCCGGCGCGCCCGCCGTCGCAGCCCGCACCGGCCCGACCGACGCCGGGGAGGACCGGCCCGCCGGGGACGATCGCCTGCCCGACGCCCTGTCCGGCCTGCGCGCCGCGATCGGGGCCGCCGGTTTCCCCCTCGTCCTGCCCTCGGCCGAGCCCGCCGAGCGGACCGGGGTCGCCCTGGCCGCCCAACTGGACGACTATCTGCTGCCCCGGCTGGCCCGCCTGGACGCCCCGCTGCTCGTGGTGGTCGGCGGATCCACCGGTGCCGGCAAGTCGACCCTGGTCAACAGCCTGGTGCAGGCCCGGGTCAGCGCCGCCGGGGTGCTGCGTCCGACCACCCGCTCACCCGTGCTGGTCTGCAATCCGGCCGACTCGCCCTGGTTCCGCCGAGGGGAACTGCTGCCCGGCCTGACCCGTACCAACCAGCCCAGTGACGACCCGGGCACCCTGCACCTGGTCACCGCCCCGGCGCTGGCCCCCGGGCTGGCCTTCCTGGACGCCCCCGACATCGACTCCGTGGTCGACGCCAACCGGGCCCTGGCCGGCCAACTGCTGGCCGCCGCCGACCTCTGGCTCTTCGTGACCACGGCCGCCCGGTACGCCGACGCCGTGCCCTGGGAACTGCTGCGCGGCGCCCGGGCCCGAGGCGCGGTGATCGCCATGGTGCTGGACCGGGTGCCGGCCGAGGCCACCGAGGAGGTGGCCGCCCACCTGGCCGAGATGCTCGCCGAACAGGGTCTGGGCTCGGCCCCGCTGTTCGTGCTGCCGGAGACCTGGGTCGACGGGCAGGGTCTGCTGCCCGCCCGGGTCACCGCACCCCTGGCCGACTGGTTCGCCCGGCTGGCCGCCGACGCCGACGCGCGGTCGGCGGTGATCCGGCAGACCCTGGGCGGCGCCCTGGCCGCCCTGCAACCGGCCGTGGAGGGCCTGGCGGTCGCCGCAGACGACCAGGTGGCCGCCGCGGAGGCCCTGGATGATCGGGTACACGCCGCGTACCGGGCCGCGAACCACACCGTCGAGCAGGGGCTGCGCGACGGCCGGCTGCTGCGCGGCGAGGTGCTGGCCCGCTGGCAGGAGTTCGTCGGCACCGGCGACTTCTTCCGCACCCTGGAGGCACGCATCGGCCGGCTGCGGGACCGGCTGGTGGCCGCCTTCAGCCGACGTCCGGCCCCCGCCACCGAACTACGCGAGGCGATCGAATCCCAGCTGGTCACCCTGCTGCGGGCGGTGGCCGCCGAGGCGGCCGAGGCGGCGTACACCGGCTGGCGGGCCCATCCGGCCGGGGCCGCCCTACTCACCCCGGACCTCGCCCACCCCGGTGCCGACCTGCCCGAACGCGCCGAGCGGCTGGTCCGGGACTGGCAGCGGGGGGTGCTGGAACTGGTCCGCGACGAGGGCGGCGACCGGCGGTTCGTGGCCCGTACGGCGGCCTACGCGGTGAACGCCACCGGGCTGGTTGTCATGATCGCCGTTTTCGCCTCGACCGCCTTCATCCCTACCGGGCTGGAGGTCGCCACCGGAGCGGGCACCACGGTCGCCGGACAGGCCGTACTGCAAGCGATCTTCGGCGACCAGGCGGTGCGTACCCTGGCCAACAAGGCCCGGGAGGACCTGCTGGACCGGGTGCGGACCCTGCTGGAGACGGAGGCCGACCGCTACCTGACCCGGACCGAGCAGGCCCGGCCGCTGGCGCAGACCGCTACGGCGTTGCGCCAGGCCGCCGAGCAGGTGGAGGCGGCCCGGGTGAGCAGCGGATTCGCCGACCTGAGTGAGCCGGCCGACCGGGGGCGGTCGGCGTGA
- a CDS encoding DUF397 domain-containing protein, producing MEPKWRKSSKSQSNGQCVEVADLHNGVAVRDSKDKTGPVLAFDAQGWRTFIDSLKNDR from the coding sequence GTGGAGCCGAAGTGGCGCAAGAGCAGCAAGAGCCAGAGCAACGGCCAGTGCGTCGAAGTGGCGGACCTCCACAACGGGGTTGCCGTTCGGGACAGCAAGGACAAGACCGGTCCCGTGCTGGCCTTCGACGCCCAGGGCTGGCGTACGTTCATCGACTCCCTCAAGAACGACCGGTAA
- the pdhA gene encoding pyruvate dehydrogenase (acetyl-transferring) E1 component subunit alpha produces the protein MAKGDPGASTRGRRAAPRSRKAPTGDPELVQLLTPTGERIDSVTGPDGVEYRVDFTDEEYRGLYRDLVLVRKLDAEATALQRQGELGLWASLLGQEAAQVGSGRALRAQDMAFPTYREHGVLYCRGIDPIMPLGLFRGVDQGGWDPNEFKFNMYTIVIGAQTLHATGYAMGVVMDGKTGGEDGEAVIAYFGDGATSQGDVNEAFVWASVFNAPLVFFCQNNQYAISEPLERQTRVPLYRRAAGFGFPGVRVDGNDVLATYAVARHALDNARQGQGPSLIEAYTYRMGAHTTSDDPTRYRIASEVEAWQAKDPIARMKAFLEREKIADGDFFAEVDEQARREAIDLRERVLAMPDPAPVTMFDHVYPNGSPLLDEQRAQFNKYFDSFEGSAH, from the coding sequence ATGGCAAAGGGCGACCCCGGGGCCAGCACCCGCGGCCGACGAGCCGCACCCCGATCCAGGAAGGCTCCGACCGGCGACCCGGAGCTGGTGCAACTGCTCACCCCGACGGGTGAGCGGATCGACAGCGTCACCGGCCCGGACGGCGTCGAATACCGTGTCGACTTCACCGACGAGGAATACCGCGGCCTCTACCGCGACCTGGTCCTCGTTCGGAAGTTGGACGCCGAGGCCACCGCCCTGCAACGGCAGGGCGAGCTGGGCCTGTGGGCCAGTCTGCTGGGCCAGGAGGCCGCGCAGGTCGGTTCCGGTCGGGCGCTACGCGCGCAGGACATGGCCTTCCCGACCTACCGGGAGCACGGCGTCCTCTACTGCCGTGGCATCGATCCGATCATGCCCCTGGGCCTGTTCCGCGGCGTCGACCAGGGCGGCTGGGATCCGAACGAGTTCAAGTTCAACATGTACACGATCGTGATCGGGGCGCAGACCCTGCACGCGACCGGGTACGCCATGGGCGTCGTCATGGACGGCAAGACCGGCGGCGAGGACGGCGAGGCGGTCATCGCCTACTTCGGTGACGGTGCCACCAGCCAGGGCGACGTGAACGAGGCCTTCGTCTGGGCCAGCGTCTTCAACGCCCCGCTGGTGTTCTTCTGCCAGAACAACCAGTACGCCATCTCCGAGCCCCTGGAGCGGCAGACCCGGGTTCCGCTGTACCGGCGGGCCGCCGGCTTCGGCTTCCCCGGCGTCCGGGTGGACGGCAACGACGTGCTGGCCACGTACGCGGTGGCCCGGCACGCCCTGGACAACGCCCGGCAGGGGCAGGGCCCCAGCCTGATCGAGGCGTACACCTACCGGATGGGGGCGCACACCACCTCCGACGACCCGACCCGCTACCGCATCGCCAGCGAGGTCGAGGCCTGGCAGGCCAAGGATCCGATCGCCCGGATGAAGGCCTTCCTGGAACGGGAGAAGATCGCCGACGGCGACTTCTTCGCCGAGGTCGACGAGCAGGCCCGCCGGGAGGCGATCGACCTGCGCGAGCGGGTGCTGGCCATGCCGGACCCGGCACCGGTCACCATGTTCGACCACGTCTACCCCAACGGGTCGCCGCTGCTCGACGAGCAGCGCGCGCAGTTCAACAAGTACTTCGACTCGTTCGAGGGGAGCGCGCACTGA
- a CDS encoding LppU/SCO3897 family protein, whose product MTSEGPHHPGHEPDEVPPGGGGSAPYGDRPVQQDNGYGAPAPDLGWAPPPPARPDQAAPAWASQPGAGWGGPQATRQAQSPNSGTWAPPAGGQPSWTAPNEQPASGQPAWAAQGEQPAGGQPSWNAQGEQPAGGQPSWAAQGEHPAANWPAPSTSDQPAWANGGQSNPAWGGGGTTSETPSPAEWTPHQTAPDQSTGGQPGSARPGGWAAGQQPEWNAAPRPDEQPPGWATTAGPPESPQQPDWAQGGSPAQPNWAQQVGAPAQPDWAQQAGSPAQPDWQAGPSGQPGWAQSDQPVTRAEPPTRAEPARAVAQVPQADPAPQPPAGRDDTARGGAWPAEQQEQPGWATGQARQPETGGWAGDQRSTDDRQPGNDRPAQPDWATPQQAEPTGWSGSSGPADERPQWSPPGQDRPAAAWTPTETPGAAAPLPSRTGTDRAPLGEVEPWAPGEAWGSSGAPEAGAPRAEAGRSDESPVYQPAPAPGISPANMVPLPPQEQRVPGASLAAVPPADYPAPGQYSGEQHPQGPRTGGEQPGWGQPEPRQDEAQPSAEAVIPNPRTSPESVGRATPPPAAGAVSASASVPTTSRVTPPADHVVRPTGNPAPRVYGRPARPEPEEPVQEREEQPSAPRFDQGPDPRFGEHEQPGPRGFAGAVAPASPAFPPGLPSFADAPATDRPVNGVKPHAEPPSPADRFGGPSGGASRDPFGGPSGGPSGDPFGAPPGDPFGGPSGGASRDPFGGPNDRPGVTYGSPARPDSGGNHTTAFPSGPQANAPWSPDAPAAEPEQGRFDAFKPVAEPAADVPPPPKVRNGRVLAAVLVAAVLILAIPLGLLLLLGKFGGSDDNAFDPAVGSCVKRSGETAIEAVCGEPETFSVVSKVDSKDKCPDPALPYVELRGNVENPVLCLKNAAG is encoded by the coding sequence ATGACGTCCGAGGGCCCGCACCACCCCGGCCACGAGCCGGACGAGGTGCCGCCGGGCGGCGGCGGATCGGCGCCGTACGGCGACCGCCCGGTTCAGCAGGACAACGGATACGGCGCACCCGCCCCGGATCTCGGCTGGGCTCCGCCACCACCAGCCCGGCCTGACCAGGCCGCCCCCGCCTGGGCGAGTCAGCCGGGCGCGGGTTGGGGTGGCCCACAAGCGACCCGGCAGGCGCAGAGCCCGAACTCCGGCACCTGGGCACCGCCCGCCGGCGGGCAGCCCTCCTGGACCGCACCGAACGAGCAACCCGCCAGCGGCCAGCCCGCCTGGGCGGCACAGGGTGAGCAACCGGCCGGCGGTCAGCCGTCCTGGAACGCACAGGGCGAGCAACCGGCCGGTGGCCAGCCGTCCTGGGCGGCCCAGGGTGAGCACCCCGCCGCCAACTGGCCGGCGCCGTCCACCTCGGACCAGCCTGCCTGGGCCAACGGTGGGCAGAGCAACCCGGCCTGGGGTGGTGGTGGCACCACATCGGAGACTCCCTCACCGGCTGAGTGGACTCCCCATCAGACCGCCCCCGACCAGTCGACCGGCGGCCAGCCCGGCTCCGCCCGGCCCGGTGGCTGGGCTGCCGGCCAGCAGCCGGAGTGGAACGCCGCCCCCCGCCCCGATGAGCAGCCGCCAGGCTGGGCCACCACCGCAGGCCCGCCCGAGTCTCCCCAGCAGCCCGACTGGGCGCAGGGTGGCTCGCCGGCTCAGCCGAACTGGGCGCAGCAGGTTGGTGCACCCGCCCAGCCCGATTGGGCGCAGCAGGCCGGTTCGCCCGCTCAGCCGGATTGGCAGGCCGGTCCGTCCGGGCAGCCGGGCTGGGCGCAGTCCGATCAGCCGGTGACCCGGGCCGAGCCGCCGACCCGCGCCGAGCCGGCCCGGGCAGTGGCCCAGGTACCCCAGGCCGACCCGGCGCCCCAGCCGCCCGCCGGTCGCGACGACACGGCCCGTGGCGGCGCCTGGCCCGCCGAGCAGCAGGAACAACCCGGCTGGGCCACCGGTCAGGCCCGGCAGCCGGAGACCGGCGGCTGGGCCGGTGACCAACGGTCGACCGACGACCGGCAACCCGGCAACGACCGGCCCGCGCAGCCCGACTGGGCCACCCCGCAGCAGGCCGAGCCGACCGGCTGGTCCGGCAGCAGCGGCCCGGCCGACGAGCGGCCCCAATGGTCGCCTCCCGGTCAGGACCGCCCGGCTGCCGCCTGGACCCCCACCGAGACCCCGGGTGCGGCAGCCCCGCTGCCCTCGCGTACCGGCACCGACCGCGCGCCACTGGGCGAGGTCGAGCCATGGGCGCCGGGTGAGGCCTGGGGCAGCAGCGGAGCGCCCGAGGCCGGTGCACCCCGGGCCGAGGCCGGTCGCTCCGACGAGAGCCCGGTCTATCAGCCCGCTCCGGCTCCGGGCATCTCGCCGGCCAACATGGTCCCGCTGCCCCCGCAGGAACAGCGGGTCCCCGGTGCCAGCCTGGCCGCCGTACCCCCGGCCGACTACCCCGCCCCGGGCCAGTACTCCGGCGAGCAGCACCCGCAAGGCCCGCGTACCGGCGGCGAGCAGCCGGGCTGGGGCCAGCCCGAGCCGCGACAGGACGAGGCGCAGCCCTCGGCCGAGGCCGTGATCCCCAACCCCCGGACCTCGCCCGAGTCCGTCGGCCGGGCCACTCCGCCGCCGGCCGCCGGCGCCGTCTCGGCCAGTGCCTCCGTACCGACCACCAGCCGGGTCACCCCGCCGGCCGACCACGTGGTGCGCCCGACCGGCAATCCGGCCCCCCGGGTGTACGGCCGACCGGCCCGCCCGGAGCCGGAGGAGCCGGTCCAGGAGCGGGAGGAGCAGCCCTCGGCGCCCCGGTTCGACCAGGGCCCGGACCCGCGCTTCGGGGAGCACGAGCAGCCTGGTCCGCGCGGTTTCGCCGGTGCGGTCGCTCCGGCCTCACCCGCCTTCCCGCCGGGCCTGCCGAGCTTCGCCGACGCCCCGGCGACCGACCGCCCGGTCAACGGCGTCAAGCCGCACGCCGAGCCGCCCTCGCCCGCCGACCGCTTCGGCGGCCCCTCCGGTGGTGCCTCCCGTGACCCCTTCGGCGGCCCGTCCGGCGGTCCGTCTGGTGACCCCTTCGGTGCCCCGCCCGGTGATCCTTTCGGCGGCCCGTCCGGTGGTGCCTCTCGGGACCCCTTCGGCGGCCCGAACGACCGTCCCGGGGTCACCTACGGCTCCCCTGCCCGCCCGGATTCCGGCGGCAACCACACCACGGCCTTCCCCTCGGGGCCGCAGGCGAACGCCCCGTGGAGCCCGGACGCACCGGCCGCCGAGCCGGAGCAGGGCCGATTCGACGCGTTCAAGCCGGTAGCCGAGCCGGCCGCCGACGTGCCGCCGCCGCCGAAGGTACGCAACGGTCGGGTGCTGGCCGCGGTGCTGGTGGCCGCCGTGCTGATCCTCGCCATCCCGCTTGGCCTGCTGCTGCTGCTCGGCAAGTTCGGCGGCTCGGACGACAACGCCTTCGACCCGGCGGTCGGCTCCTGCGTCAAGCGCTCCGGCGAGACCGCCATCGAGGCGGTGTGCGGGGAGCCGGAGACCTTCAGCGTGGTGTCGAAGGTCGACTCGAAGGACAAGTGCCCCGACCCGGCCCTGCCGTACGTCGAGTTGCGCGGCAACGTGGAGAACCCGGTGCTCTGCCTGAAGAACGCCGCCGGCTGA
- a CDS encoding GTPase: MMGMGGRLREALRADGRVDADQLVARLEAIRRFLGIVDGHLPDTPLVPARTLVERAGTRLSLSRDHTVVALAGATGSGKSSLFNAMAGMDLSTVGVRRPTTGVAHACVWGPLDGGTRLLDWLGVLPRHRFVRESALDGDDESTLHGLILLDLPDFDSVQHSHRLEVDRLLGLVDLVVWVVDPQKYADRVVHDSYLREFRRHREVTVVVLNQVDRLPPAEVSRVLADLRRLLDADGLEGVPLLATTVADPAGTQGLREALERSVAQRQAALRRLSGDLDAVVAALDEMVGAPQATLSTGDPSVAALDRALVAAAGVPTVVAAVEQAYRHRAASTTGWPLVRAWRRLRPDPLRRLHLPDRSGTAPEAASLVAATSVPEPSSADRSALGLAVRTVAEGAGAGLPSGWPNAVTAAARSRLGDLPDALDRAISGTDLGMDRPRTWWRLVGAVQWLVTLAAVAGLGWLALGYALRALGLPELRHPMVGEVPVPTLLLLGGLLAGLLVAALTRPVTRWAAGRARRRAEARLTSAVAEVGEEYVLAPVRAVIAAHADARTVLEVARHR; the protein is encoded by the coding sequence ATGATGGGGATGGGCGGACGCCTGCGTGAGGCGTTGCGGGCGGACGGCCGGGTCGACGCCGACCAGTTGGTCGCCCGACTGGAGGCGATCCGCCGGTTCCTCGGCATCGTCGACGGCCACCTGCCGGACACTCCGCTGGTGCCGGCCCGCACCCTAGTCGAACGGGCCGGTACCCGACTCTCCCTCTCCCGCGACCACACCGTCGTGGCCCTGGCCGGGGCGACCGGCAGCGGCAAGTCCAGCCTGTTCAACGCGATGGCCGGGATGGATCTCTCCACTGTCGGGGTACGGCGACCGACCACCGGGGTGGCCCACGCCTGCGTGTGGGGTCCCCTGGACGGTGGCACCCGACTGCTGGACTGGCTCGGCGTACTGCCCCGGCACCGGTTCGTCCGGGAGAGCGCGCTGGACGGCGACGACGAGTCCACCCTGCACGGGCTGATCCTGCTGGACCTGCCGGACTTCGACTCCGTGCAGCACTCCCACCGGTTGGAGGTGGACCGGCTGCTCGGCCTGGTCGACCTGGTGGTCTGGGTGGTCGATCCGCAGAAGTACGCCGACCGGGTGGTGCACGACAGCTACCTGCGCGAGTTCCGCCGGCACCGCGAGGTGACCGTGGTCGTGCTCAACCAGGTCGACCGACTGCCCCCGGCCGAGGTATCCCGGGTGCTGGCCGACCTGCGTCGACTGCTCGACGCCGACGGGCTGGAAGGGGTGCCACTGCTGGCCACCACGGTCGCCGACCCGGCCGGGACCCAGGGGCTGCGTGAGGCGCTGGAACGCAGCGTCGCCCAGCGGCAGGCCGCCCTGCGCCGGCTCTCCGGTGACCTGGACGCCGTGGTCGCCGCCCTGGACGAGATGGTCGGGGCCCCCCAGGCGACGCTGAGCACTGGCGATCCCTCGGTGGCCGCACTGGACCGGGCCCTGGTAGCCGCCGCGGGGGTACCGACCGTCGTGGCGGCGGTGGAGCAGGCGTACCGGCACCGGGCCGCCTCGACCACCGGCTGGCCGCTGGTACGGGCCTGGCGGCGGCTGCGCCCCGATCCGCTGCGTCGGCTGCACCTTCCCGACCGATCCGGTACGGCACCCGAGGCGGCGAGTCTGGTCGCCGCCACCTCGGTGCCGGAGCCCAGCAGCGCTGACCGGTCCGCGTTGGGGCTGGCGGTGCGCACGGTGGCCGAGGGGGCCGGTGCCGGCCTGCCCAGCGGCTGGCCGAACGCGGTCACCGCGGCGGCCCGGTCCCGACTGGGCGACCTGCCGGACGCCCTGGACCGCGCGATCTCCGGCACCGACCTGGGGATGGACCGTCCCCGGACCTGGTGGCGACTGGTCGGGGCGGTGCAGTGGCTGGTGACCCTGGCCGCCGTGGCCGGGCTCGGCTGGCTGGCCCTCGGCTACGCCCTGCGGGCCCTGGGGTTGCCGGAACTGCGTCATCCGATGGTCGGTGAGGTGCCCGTGCCGACCCTGCTGCTGCTCGGCGGGCTGCTGGCCGGGTTGCTGGTGGCGGCCCTGACCCGACCGGTTACCCGGTGGGCCGCCGGACGGGCCCGCCGACGCGCCGAGGCCCGGTTGACCAGCGCGGTGGCCGAGGTGGGCGAGGAGTACGTGCTGGCACCGGTCCGGGCGGTGATCGCCGCGCACGCCGATGCCCGGACCGTCCTGGAGGTGGCCCGACACCGGTGA